In Dyadobacter subterraneus, a single genomic region encodes these proteins:
- a CDS encoding Dabb family protein has translation MITHSVFFKLKHPKGSAEEKTFLNAAIELSSIPGVNNFQCVQKVGKSNKFDYGLTMEFDDQKSYDEYSAHPDHVQFVEQLWLKNVDDFLEIDYVQYIE, from the coding sequence ATGATAACTCATTCCGTTTTTTTCAAACTCAAACATCCAAAAGGTTCAGCAGAAGAAAAGACATTTTTGAATGCAGCAATCGAATTGTCATCCATTCCGGGTGTTAACAATTTTCAATGTGTTCAGAAAGTCGGTAAATCGAATAAATTCGATTATGGCCTGACCATGGAATTCGATGATCAAAAAAGTTATGACGAATATTCAGCGCACCCGGATCATGTTCAGTTTGTTGAACAGTTATGGTTAAAAAATGTAGACGATTTTCTTGAAATCGATTACGTTCAATATATTGAATAG
- a CDS encoding response regulator, with amino-acid sequence MRKIKLLCVIDDDEIYTFLIKRIIKHAEVAENTIFFKNGLEALEFFVDKKMQPEELPELILLDINMPILDGWQFLDGYSKLAPIIKKDITLYMTSSSEDQDDYNRAMSIGPVKDFIQKPIDVDVLKKLVEQM; translated from the coding sequence ATGAGAAAAATTAAACTTTTATGTGTTATCGACGATGATGAAATCTATACATTTCTAATCAAAAGAATAATCAAACATGCGGAGGTTGCCGAAAACACAATTTTTTTCAAAAATGGTCTGGAAGCGCTCGAATTTTTTGTAGACAAGAAGATGCAGCCCGAAGAACTTCCGGAATTGATATTGCTCGATATCAATATGCCGATTCTTGATGGCTGGCAGTTTCTGGATGGCTATTCCAAGCTGGCTCCTATCATAAAAAAGGACATAACACTTTATATGACTAGCTCTTCCGAAGATCAGGATGATTATAACCGTGCCATGTCCATTGGGCCTGTAAAAGATTTTATCCAAAAACCGATTGATGTAGATGTATTGAAAAAACTGGTTGAACAGATGTGA
- a CDS encoding threonine aldolase family protein, with protein sequence MFNRRDFLRVSGLSVAPALSTIDVFATQGKSGAPAKESVYFMGDGPMYSPDEYLEKLYQINKDKPVVKDVYGKGGSVEQLLKKFCEITGKESAIYMPTGTMANQLAISVLCGENTKAFVQDTSHVYRDEADSAQSVFSKRLIPLAAGKAYFTLEELQGSIEELAQREVFKSGIGAVSIENPVRRNDGQFVPLSEIKKISAFCKAQGYKLHLDGARIYLASAFSGNSVSEYASYFDTVYISLYKYLGAAGGAVLCGPKNIIDKMEHLVKVHGGVVYSNWTNAAMALHHLTGIEDRFKRFASQSEQLFKILNQIPELTITSIKDGTNISILKLSASVNSKKLSETLWQRYNIALPLAKSDGTIKLMVNDSLLTQSNEQIAAAFKDALSMSKV encoded by the coding sequence ATGTTTAACAGAAGAGATTTTTTGCGTGTTTCCGGTTTATCAGTTGCGCCGGCTCTTTCGACGATTGATGTTTTTGCTACACAGGGAAAGTCAGGAGCTCCCGCAAAGGAAAGTGTTTATTTCATGGGGGATGGCCCAATGTATTCCCCTGACGAATATTTGGAAAAATTGTATCAGATTAACAAAGATAAGCCTGTTGTCAAAGATGTATATGGAAAGGGCGGAAGCGTTGAGCAGCTTTTGAAGAAATTTTGTGAAATAACAGGAAAAGAATCCGCCATTTACATGCCGACAGGCACGATGGCAAATCAACTGGCGATTTCTGTTTTATGTGGTGAGAATACAAAGGCATTTGTACAGGACACAAGTCATGTTTATCGTGATGAAGCAGATTCAGCACAGTCGGTATTTAGTAAACGGCTTATTCCGCTGGCTGCGGGCAAAGCATATTTTACCCTGGAAGAATTACAGGGTTCGATTGAGGAACTTGCTCAAAGAGAAGTATTCAAAAGTGGGATAGGAGCAGTATCGATTGAAAATCCGGTTAGGCGCAACGACGGACAATTTGTTCCTTTAAGTGAGATTAAAAAGATAAGTGCTTTTTGCAAGGCGCAAGGTTATAAACTTCACCTGGACGGCGCGCGTATTTATCTGGCGTCAGCTTTTTCAGGAAATTCAGTTTCCGAATATGCGTCTTATTTTGATACCGTATACATTTCATTGTACAAATATCTTGGAGCCGCAGGAGGTGCTGTTCTATGTGGTCCCAAAAATATCATAGACAAAATGGAACATTTGGTGAAAGTACATGGCGGCGTTGTTTACTCAAACTGGACGAATGCAGCCATGGCCTTACATCATTTGACAGGTATTGAAGATCGTTTCAAACGTTTTGCGTCTCAATCGGAGCAGCTTTTCAAAATACTGAATCAAATACCGGAATTAACAATAACATCCATAAAAGATGGAACCAATATTTCCATATTAAAACTTTCTGCCTCTGTGAATTCTAAAAAGTTAAGTGAAACATTGTGGCAGAGATATAATATTGCATTACCGCTTGCAAAATCAGACGGAACCATAAAATTGATGGTAAACGATAGTCTGTTGACGCAATCTAATGAACAAATTGCAGCTGCTTTTAAAGATGCTCTGAGTATGTCAAAAGTTTAA
- a CDS encoding glycoside hydrolase family 15 protein has protein sequence MQEKKDGYNPIEDYGLIGNLKTVALVSMDGCIDFMSYPDFDSPTVFAKLLDNKKGGSFSVAPQIKDYKTKQLYLPGTAVLLTRFFSEDGIAELTDYMPVEDGHPRKSNVIVREVKTVRGSITYQVKCDPAFDYGRAEHTSELDNNVLVFKGGDEAKTALRLSASVPLQIVKNHGYAEFTLQQSEIAYLILENGNQKKSEIDSIEIYKKQTYTDTIDFWRSWSNQSHYKGRWTETVNRSAITLKLLTSAELGSMVAAPTFSLPETLGAGRNWDYRFTWIRDAAFTMYAFLRLGYTEEATAFLKWIHDRCKDDKLYLMYSIDGHHDLAEKELPHLEGYKKSKPVRIGNAAQDQLQIDIYGELIDTVYIYDKQHSAITYEFWATINTQVEQVIKSWKDADHGIWEIRNVKKEFLHSRLMCWVAMDRAIKIAEHRSFPYPKNQWNEVRDEIYMDIYENFWHEELGAWVQYKGAKHVDASVLLMSLLHFISPHEPRWLSTMKVVERELGLDVLLYRYRNGPEQFDGLNGDEGTFNMCSFWYIESLAKSGEVIKALDSFEKMTGYANHLGLFSEQISHKAEHLGNFPQAFTHLALISAALEIDKQLNRL, from the coding sequence ATGCAGGAGAAAAAAGACGGATACAATCCCATTGAAGATTATGGTCTTATTGGAAATCTGAAAACAGTGGCCCTGGTGTCCATGGACGGCTGCATAGATTTCATGTCATATCCTGATTTTGACTCTCCTACTGTTTTTGCAAAATTACTTGATAACAAAAAAGGCGGCAGCTTTTCGGTTGCGCCTCAGATTAAAGATTATAAGACAAAACAACTTTATCTGCCTGGTACGGCTGTACTTCTAACACGCTTTTTTTCCGAAGACGGCATTGCAGAACTGACTGATTACATGCCGGTTGAAGACGGACATCCGAGAAAATCCAACGTTATTGTAAGGGAAGTTAAAACCGTACGGGGTTCGATCACTTATCAGGTAAAATGCGATCCGGCATTCGATTACGGCAGAGCTGAACATACCTCTGAACTTGACAATAATGTCCTTGTTTTCAAGGGAGGCGATGAAGCAAAAACTGCACTGCGCCTTTCCGCATCCGTTCCTTTACAAATTGTAAAAAATCATGGTTACGCCGAATTTACATTGCAACAATCCGAAATCGCTTACCTGATACTGGAAAATGGAAACCAGAAAAAAAGCGAAATTGATTCAATCGAAATTTATAAAAAACAGACATATACGGATACGATCGACTTCTGGCGAAGCTGGTCGAATCAATCGCATTATAAAGGAAGATGGACAGAAACGGTTAACCGGTCTGCGATTACCCTAAAATTACTGACATCTGCCGAACTTGGATCTATGGTTGCCGCACCTACTTTCAGTCTTCCCGAAACTTTGGGAGCTGGGCGCAACTGGGATTATCGTTTCACCTGGATCAGAGATGCGGCCTTTACAATGTATGCTTTTTTAAGACTGGGCTATACCGAAGAAGCCACGGCATTTTTGAAATGGATACATGACCGATGCAAAGACGATAAACTTTATCTGATGTATTCGATTGATGGTCATCATGATCTGGCAGAAAAAGAACTTCCGCATCTGGAAGGTTATAAAAAATCAAAACCGGTAAGAATCGGAAATGCCGCTCAGGATCAGCTGCAAATCGATATTTATGGGGAACTGATTGACACGGTTTACATTTACGATAAACAGCATTCTGCCATTACTTATGAATTTTGGGCAACGATTAATACTCAGGTTGAACAAGTAATCAAAAGCTGGAAAGATGCGGATCACGGGATCTGGGAAATCAGAAATGTAAAAAAGGAATTTCTGCACAGTCGGCTTATGTGCTGGGTTGCCATGGACAGAGCCATCAAAATTGCTGAACACCGCTCTTTCCCCTATCCAAAAAACCAATGGAATGAAGTGAGGGATGAGATTTACATGGATATTTACGAAAATTTCTGGCATGAAGAATTGGGGGCATGGGTACAATATAAAGGTGCCAAACATGTGGACGCCAGTGTGCTTCTGATGTCCTTGCTGCACTTTATCTCTCCTCATGAGCCAAGATGGTTATCGACAATGAAAGTGGTTGAACGGGAATTAGGCCTGGATGTTCTTTTATACCGATATAGAAACGGTCCGGAGCAGTTTGACGGATTGAATGGCGATGAAGGAACTTTCAATATGTGCTCTTTCTGGTATATTGAATCACTCGCTAAAAGTGGTGAAGTAATTAAGGCGCTGGATAGTTTTGAAAAAATGACCGGATATGCAAACCACCTTGGACTGTTCAGCGAACAAATCAGTCATAAGGCTGAACATTTAGGAAATTTCCCTCAGGCATTTACGCATCTTGCATTAATCAGCGCGGCATTGGAAATTGACAAACAGCTTAACCGTTTGTAG
- a CDS encoding porin family protein: protein MKKLLFTICLVTISTFTFAQTFSIGPKAGVNISNYTSGDIDSDPLVGYHIGGLLNFGFGKNFSIQPEVLFSTQGAKVQRPAGQQDFKISYLTIPVMFKLKTNGGFFVEAGPQVGFRTSQDLPDQTINHFAKNLDLAVGAGIGYQTKIGLGIGARYIAGLSKVGNFSGQNINPDFKNSVIQASIFWAIPLINND from the coding sequence ATGAAAAAGCTACTTTTTACAATATGCCTGGTAACAATCAGCACTTTTACTTTCGCACAAACTTTTAGTATCGGTCCAAAAGCGGGTGTCAATATCAGCAATTACACGAGTGGAGATATTGATTCTGATCCTCTGGTAGGTTATCATATCGGAGGTCTTTTGAACTTTGGTTTTGGAAAAAATTTCTCGATTCAACCGGAAGTTTTGTTCTCAACACAAGGAGCGAAAGTTCAGCGTCCGGCTGGTCAGCAGGATTTCAAAATAAGCTATCTTACAATTCCTGTTATGTTCAAATTAAAAACCAACGGTGGCTTTTTTGTCGAAGCAGGTCCGCAGGTTGGTTTCAGAACTTCACAGGATCTTCCTGACCAGACCATCAATCACTTCGCTAAAAATCTTGATTTGGCAGTGGGTGCAGGAATTGGATATCAAACCAAAATCGGTTTGGGAATCGGTGCAAGATATATTGCAGGACTTTCGAAAGTGGGTAACTTCTCCGGACAAAATATCAATCCTGATTTCAAAAACAGCGTTATTCAGGCAAGTATTTTCTGGGCAATTCCTTTGATCAATAACGACTAA
- a CDS encoding AraC family transcriptional regulator has translation MKPLFENLKPGPESSFIVRSFDLEQFTVPFHFHPEFELTLILKGRGKRYVGNNMADFEENDLVLIGPDLPHCWKSEKEDGVKSVVVHFINDFLGKEFFDRPELSNIQNILKRSASGIRFMGKTAENVVPKLELLSVEENPFRKMLRLLDVMEDLADSAEYQLLDHGGTVAQLPHINKERMNVALGYIVDNFRQDIILNEVAAEVNMSPNAFCKYFKKATDKTFMETVIDYRINFAMQQLLSTEKPVAEIAMESGFGDVSHFYKLFKRLIKISPLQYRKDFQKGI, from the coding sequence ATGAAACCTTTATTCGAGAATTTAAAACCAGGACCTGAAAGTTCTTTCATCGTCAGGTCCTTCGATCTGGAACAATTTACGGTTCCGTTTCATTTTCATCCTGAATTTGAACTTACACTGATTTTGAAGGGAAGAGGAAAACGTTATGTGGGAAATAACATGGCGGATTTTGAGGAGAATGATCTGGTTTTAATCGGGCCGGATTTGCCGCACTGCTGGAAAAGTGAAAAGGAAGACGGTGTGAAATCAGTGGTTGTACATTTTATAAATGATTTTCTGGGGAAGGAATTTTTTGACAGACCAGAGCTTTCCAATATCCAGAATATTTTAAAACGCAGTGCATCCGGTATTCGTTTTATGGGAAAAACGGCAGAAAATGTAGTACCCAAATTAGAATTACTCTCTGTCGAAGAAAACCCTTTCCGCAAAATGTTAAGACTTCTGGATGTGATGGAAGATCTTGCTGATTCGGCGGAATATCAATTGCTGGATCACGGAGGAACGGTGGCGCAGCTCCCGCATATCAACAAGGAAAGAATGAATGTGGCGCTGGGTTATATTGTTGACAATTTCAGGCAGGATATTATATTGAATGAAGTTGCGGCCGAAGTGAATATGTCGCCGAATGCTTTTTGCAAGTATTTCAAAAAGGCTACCGATAAAACATTTATGGAAACCGTCATTGATTACCGCATAAACTTTGCCATGCAGCAGCTCTTATCAACTGAAAAACCAGTGGCAGAAATTGCGATGGAAAGCGGATTTGGAGATGTTTCCCATTTTTATAAACTCTTTAAAAGGTTAATAAAAATAAGTCCGTTGCAATACAGAAAGGATTTTCAAAAGGGAATCTGA
- a CDS encoding sensor histidine kinase, protein MKPQDTTISNIPDCGPLCATGYTHHAVAQAGLGDQIITFFTGLLDTTNWPPRWYCGNWSDFHGWLYITSDLLIWAAYFLIPTFLFRLVLLRKDFPFPKVVWLFGAFIVFCGTTHFIDAIIFWWPVYRLSALIRLLTAIISMTTVYVLYRILPNVLLLRSVKELEHEINERRLVEEKLAASEFLLSEAGHVGRVGGWEFDVQTKEFYWSKTAYEIYGQSEDYFIGPEESIASFIKPHQEILRKTLQNAYSQGVGWDMELQLVTPDQNKKWVRYYGKPLFDSDGNLVKMRGVIMDIDKYKTNELALSKSVDLMAQQNNQLKNFTHILSHNLRNHSSNISMLTNIVDETAMDKNNIEIFQKIKRVSENLNETLNDLSTVIKIRESYLPSQELSFRATTEKVLGVLDTGLSQSHAVVDINFEIDTVMFPGIYLESIIMNLVSNGIKYKKENEDLRIELKTYTDQNQITILEYSDNGMGIDLELHGEKIFGLYKTFHKHKDANGVGLFLIKNQIESQGGKITVESKLNFGTKFKIAFYEKN, encoded by the coding sequence GTGAAGCCACAAGACACAACTATTTCCAATATTCCGGATTGCGGACCACTTTGTGCAACCGGGTATACTCATCACGCTGTGGCTCAGGCAGGGCTCGGCGACCAAATCATCACGTTTTTTACAGGCCTTTTGGATACCACGAACTGGCCTCCACGATGGTACTGCGGAAACTGGTCTGATTTTCATGGGTGGCTTTATATAACCTCCGATCTTCTGATCTGGGCCGCTTATTTCCTGATTCCAACATTCCTATTTCGCCTGGTGCTGCTCAGGAAAGATTTCCCTTTTCCCAAAGTGGTTTGGCTCTTTGGTGCATTTATTGTCTTCTGCGGAACAACCCATTTTATTGATGCCATCATTTTCTGGTGGCCGGTCTATCGCCTGAGTGCTTTAATTAGGCTGCTAACGGCGATTATTTCGATGACAACCGTGTATGTTCTTTATAGAATTCTACCAAATGTTTTGCTGCTAAGGTCCGTAAAAGAGTTAGAACATGAAATTAATGAACGCCGGCTAGTAGAAGAGAAACTGGCAGCCAGTGAATTTTTATTATCAGAAGCCGGACATGTCGGACGTGTGGGCGGATGGGAATTTGATGTGCAAACCAAAGAATTCTATTGGTCCAAAACAGCTTACGAGATTTACGGACAAAGCGAGGATTATTTTATCGGCCCGGAAGAGTCCATAGCTTCTTTTATCAAACCGCATCAGGAAATCCTGAGAAAAACGCTTCAAAATGCTTACAGCCAAGGCGTAGGTTGGGATATGGAATTGCAGCTTGTAACGCCCGACCAAAATAAAAAATGGGTCCGCTATTATGGCAAGCCTCTATTTGACTCAGATGGAAATCTGGTTAAAATGCGTGGAGTTATTATGGATATTGATAAGTATAAAACGAATGAATTGGCTCTAAGCAAATCGGTTGATTTGATGGCTCAGCAAAACAATCAGCTTAAAAATTTTACACATATTCTCTCGCACAATCTTAGAAATCATTCCAGTAACATTTCGATGCTTACGAATATCGTTGATGAAACTGCGATGGATAAGAATAACATTGAAATTTTCCAGAAGATTAAACGTGTTTCCGAAAATCTGAACGAGACGTTAAATGATCTTTCAACGGTTATCAAAATCAGGGAAAGCTATTTGCCAAGCCAGGAATTAAGTTTCAGAGCTACAACAGAAAAAGTATTGGGTGTGTTGGATACCGGCCTGAGCCAGAGCCATGCCGTCGTGGATATTAACTTCGAAATTGATACAGTCATGTTTCCCGGAATTTATCTTGAAAGTATCATTATGAATCTGGTTTCCAACGGTATAAAATATAAAAAAGAAAACGAAGACTTACGCATTGAATTAAAGACTTACACCGATCAAAATCAGATTACCATTCTTGAATATAGTGACAATGGCATGGGCATCGACCTTGAATTACATGGTGAGAAAATTTTTGGACTTTATAAAACATTCCACAAACATAAAGATGCTAACGGTGTAGGGTTATTTCTGATTAAAAATCAGATCGAATCGCAAGGCGGAAAAATCACTGTGGAAAGTAAACTGAATTTCGGAACCAAATTTAAAATTGCATTTTATGAGAAAAATTAA
- a CDS encoding phytanoyl-CoA dioxygenase family protein, producing the protein MATLTAPDLNGYKTVSESEIQSFKENGHVLIPGILNENEVSYYRDVINKAAVTYNTEKRKLEDRDTYGKAFLQITNLWEVDENVKNFSLAKRFGKIAADLLGVENVRIYHDQALYKEPGGGFTPWHQDQYYWPVDTDKTITMWMPLIDIDSDMGMLTFASGSHQSGFIENVPISDESEIMLQKFVHEKGYKITRAETMNAGDATWHYGWTLHSAPGNKSTDVVREVMTIIFVADGAKITEPQNKHQEADRQRWMAGAPAGELFASNLNPVIL; encoded by the coding sequence ATGGCTACTTTGACCGCCCCAGATCTAAACGGTTACAAAACAGTCTCTGAAAGTGAAATTCAAAGTTTTAAAGAAAACGGGCACGTTTTGATTCCCGGAATACTTAATGAAAATGAAGTTTCGTATTACAGAGATGTGATTAACAAGGCAGCTGTAACCTACAACACAGAAAAGCGCAAACTGGAAGACAGGGACACTTACGGAAAGGCTTTTCTACAAATTACTAATCTGTGGGAAGTTGATGAAAATGTAAAAAACTTCTCGCTTGCAAAACGTTTTGGCAAAATCGCTGCGGATTTACTCGGTGTGGAAAATGTCAGAATTTATCATGATCAGGCGCTTTACAAAGAACCCGGCGGGGGTTTTACGCCGTGGCATCAGGATCAGTATTACTGGCCGGTTGACACGGATAAAACCATTACCATGTGGATGCCATTGATTGATATTGATTCTGATATGGGCATGCTCACATTCGCTTCCGGCTCTCACCAAAGTGGTTTTATTGAAAATGTACCGATTTCTGACGAGTCAGAAATTATGCTGCAAAAATTTGTGCATGAAAAAGGTTACAAAATAACCAGGGCGGAAACCATGAATGCGGGTGATGCAACCTGGCATTATGGCTGGACGCTGCATTCTGCACCGGGAAACAAATCAACTGATGTTGTACGCGAGGTGATGACCATTATTTTTGTAGCAGATGGTGCAAAAATCACTGAGCCGCAAAACAAACATCAGGAGGCTGATCGCCAGCGCTGGATGGCAGGTGCACCTGCGGGTGAGCTGTTTGCTTCCAATCTGAATCCGGTAATTTTATAG
- a CDS encoding alpha-amylase encodes MENFTMLQFFEWYYPADGSLWNHFKNEAERLKSIGIDSVWLPPAHKGMEGSKSPGYDSYDLYDLGEFDQKGSVRTKYGTKQELIDAVNAGKEAGLQVYADVVLNHMGGADEKEVVTVKKVTPENRNEFISEPMEIEAYTKFTFPGRQGKYSSFVWDYQCFSGVDFDAKNEETAIFSIQNQYGEGWQDVLDVENGNYDYLMLSDIDFRNPFVKEELKRWGEWFYETVGVDGFRLDAIKHMDPEFYNEWLDHLRGKYQKEFYTVGEYWAPYDLPSMLTYIEATNRRMSLFDAPLQGNFYKASKENSDFNLCTIFDNTLVQACPELAVTLVENHDTQPLQSLEQTVEAWFRPLAYALILFRKDGYPCIFYTDLYGTKYTDKGNDGEEHEITLERIDKLEVFLYVRKHLAYGQQNEYFDHPNCIGWTREGDDDHENSGCAILISNGEDGTKAMFVGEKHAGKTFVDYLGNVGDEIVIGEDGSATFKVNGRSVALWGLKNN; translated from the coding sequence ATGGAAAATTTTACAATGCTGCAATTTTTTGAGTGGTATTATCCTGCCGACGGAAGTCTGTGGAATCACTTTAAAAATGAGGCAGAACGACTTAAATCAATTGGTATTGATTCGGTTTGGCTTCCGCCTGCACATAAAGGAATGGAGGGAAGCAAGTCTCCTGGTTACGATTCTTACGATTTGTATGACCTCGGCGAATTCGACCAAAAAGGATCTGTAAGAACAAAGTATGGGACAAAACAGGAATTGATCGATGCCGTTAATGCCGGAAAAGAAGCAGGCCTTCAGGTATACGCCGATGTGGTTTTGAATCATATGGGTGGTGCTGACGAAAAGGAAGTGGTCACAGTAAAAAAAGTGACACCCGAAAATCGGAATGAATTCATCAGTGAGCCCATGGAAATTGAAGCTTACACAAAATTCACTTTTCCGGGCAGACAAGGAAAATATTCATCTTTTGTTTGGGATTACCAATGTTTTTCAGGTGTCGATTTTGACGCGAAAAATGAAGAAACAGCAATTTTCAGCATTCAGAATCAATATGGCGAAGGTTGGCAGGATGTGCTGGATGTTGAAAACGGAAACTATGATTACCTGATGCTTTCTGATATTGATTTCCGGAATCCATTCGTAAAAGAAGAGCTAAAACGTTGGGGAGAATGGTTTTATGAAACAGTTGGTGTTGACGGGTTTCGCCTCGACGCAATCAAACACATGGATCCGGAATTTTACAATGAATGGCTGGACCATTTAAGGGGGAAATATCAAAAGGAATTTTATACAGTAGGAGAGTATTGGGCTCCGTATGATTTGCCTTCGATGCTTACTTATATTGAGGCGACAAACAGAAGAATGTCTCTTTTTGATGCACCTCTTCAAGGCAATTTTTATAAAGCTTCAAAAGAAAACAGCGATTTCAATCTTTGTACTATTTTTGATAATACGCTGGTTCAGGCTTGTCCGGAACTTGCCGTTACGCTGGTTGAAAATCATGATACCCAGCCGCTGCAATCACTGGAACAAACTGTTGAGGCTTGGTTCCGTCCATTGGCCTATGCCTTGATTTTGTTTAGAAAGGATGGATATCCTTGCATCTTTTACACGGATTTGTACGGAACAAAATACACCGATAAAGGGAATGACGGCGAAGAGCACGAGATCACACTTGAAAGAATCGACAAGCTGGAAGTGTTTCTTTACGTTAGAAAACATTTGGCATATGGTCAGCAAAATGAATATTTCGATCATCCGAATTGCATCGGCTGGACAAGGGAAGGCGATGACGACCATGAAAATTCTGGTTGTGCCATTCTGATTTCAAACGGTGAAGACGGTACAAAAGCAATGTTTGTCGGTGAAAAACACGCCGGAAAAACATTTGTAGATTACCTCGGAAATGTGGGTGATGAAATCGTCATCGGCGAAGACGGTTCAGCAACGTTTAAGGTTAACGGTAGGTCCGTTGCCCTGTGGGGATTGAAAAATAATTGA